DNA from Alnus glutinosa chromosome 2, dhAlnGlut1.1, whole genome shotgun sequence:
CAAAAAAAAGGATTCATCCCACTctaaaatcacaatctcaaaagCAAAGCTGCAATAGTACTGAACCACTATTATAACTTACAACAAGACAATGAGTAGCTTTTAAAATGCAATTGATATCTCTATGAACTAAGTACACTTTTCATCCATAGAAGACTCCGCTGTCCATAGGAAAAAGAGGAAAGGGTACTAATTGATTCTAACCAAGAAATTTCAAGAACTTACTGGTCAGTGTGCAAGCACCACTCCTGTTTTCTTATACAATTCCAGAACTGAATATAAACCATCCTCATGCAAAGAAGTAAAAGTTTTTCCTTGCTCAAGATTCAGAGTCCAGCCACATTTTACCAATAACATCTATAGGTATTGCTTGCTAATAACTAATAAATGTAATGGCTATTGTGTCAATTGTACATTTGTGCTAAACCTATGAAATATCTCTGCTATCAACCCATCCATCGTagcttttcaatttcaataatcTGCAATTATAGATAGTGTTTGCAGACTAATGATACCAACAGCATTAGTGAACACCAAACCTTATTAAGCTGATCGAAGGAGCAAAGTATTTCCGCCAATTCAAAAATGTGAAACAAGCAACGAAATGGATTCTGACCGTAAACCTATGGTGTAACAAGAAACATGGGGATTAATGGATTCCTGACACTAGCCCCACAGTGCACTTCCTGTTTATGTCGAATGCCTTGAAACCTTGTACACACAAAACTGACACTAACATTAGTTATGCACCCTCATAACATTGAGGCTTTTCCAAAGAGCAATTCGGCTATAGTCAAGGCTACCGTTCTCGTTAATCAAGCACCAAAAGATCTCCCAAAGCTCTTAAGTCCTCAAAGACAGATTCAATCACACATGGAACATGACCATAaattattcaaaattttcatttttaatcaTCTTAAAGTCCTAGTAAAGCTAAAACCAAATATTTACAGGATGAATTCAAAAGCAGGCATGCCACAAGTTAACAAGAAGGTAGCATCAAGTATCAAAATTATCATCTTtcaaatatatgcatctcacCGATCGAAGATGAAAACAACAAATAAGCAAGAACTATAAAATGGAAGGCAgcatgtgatttgaaaaagaatCACGCAAAGTGGTGTACCGGCGAGAGAAAGGAAGCCTTAGGAACAGAACTGACATAGTGTTGACAATGTCAGGCATTATAAACTGATAAAGTATCAGTTGTAGAATTGCAAACCACAGGTTCTTCGTAATCCCCTCCGCCGCATGTCGAGCCACAGCATGCCCAACCTAACCAATCaaataaagcaataaaaaaaacatacttTTCCACACAATTCAGGAAGAAGACAGAACAACATATTACAATGACACGATTAAAGAgctaaacaatatatatatctaccTCATGCCCAATTATAGTTGCTACCTCAGAATCACTTCGAAAATGCTCGAGCAAACCCTTAAAGACAACAATTTTCCCACCCGGTAAGCAGAATGCATTAACAACAGGCTCATTAACCACCAAAATCTCCCAATTCAATCCTTCCAAATGCGATGTATCTGGTTGAGACCCTCTCTCCTGACCCTTCTTCCTACTCTGCTGAACCCACTTTTCATCAAGGATTTCATCGTCTTTAAACCACTCCCCTTCCTCCCTCTCCTTCAATGCCATCAAGGTCTCGTGGCTCTTTGCTTCGTGAACGCCGCCTACGCTCTCCGACGCATACCCTAAATCACTCCACACCTGCTCATTCCTCAACCCTCTCTGCAATGCCTCGATGATGTCCTTGGCTATCAGTCTCACCCTCACGCTTTCCGGGTGTATTGCCGGCAGTATTTTGCCCTTGAAAGCCGCTTTCATCTGCTCGAATTGCGTCTCTCCGAGCCTCTTCTCCATGCTTTTCGACAAAAGCACGAAATGGGTTCGATTGGTATACGGGACAGTCTCTAAATTCCCCAAATACACAGTGATCAAAACCCCAGAACCCACCAGAACCACAATCAGCACGTTTCTCGGGCTCTGAAACCACCGGCGAGGCCCTCGCGGCTTAAAATGCTGAACATGGTACCGATCGACATAGTAATATCTCTTAGCACCACCTACAAAGGGATTGGACTGATTGAACTTACTGAATTGAATTCTATTTGGTTGAGCAATCGAGAAGTAGGGAGAAAACCCGGAAGACTTAGCTTTATTGGAAGCAAAAATCGAATTCGGTCCAGTTTGGGAAATTCTGGACCTGGGTTCTTGAATTGGATGTTTGGGAATAATCCTGGAAGTAAAATTCCGAAAAGCATCGACTGCCTGCTTTGTTCTTCTGTAGCATCCCATGATGTTGATTAAGAACTATAACTAGAAACTTTGAAATTTACGAGTCAGATCCATTCAGGAAGTGAGCTTCTTTTGGATTAAAAACAAAGTCTGTCCGTGGCGAGGAGAGTCGGATAtaacaggagagagagagagagagagagagagagagtcggaAAGGATTTGGAGCTTAAAGAGCAACCTACAGGTGAGACAACAGTTGAAGTTAAAGAGACAATGATTTGGCAGAAGCTAGGGTGCACGGTGTACCATGTACCAGGACGATGTAGACGTGTCTGGAACGCCGTTGAACTCAATGTGAAGGGGTCCAAGGGGTGCAGGCGGTGGAGTTtattctatttctatttctatttcttttctcttttctctttttcctttttccttttttgggttCGGTTTCTGCCTGGGGTGGAGCTTCTACGGTTCTATCGTCACTTCTACCAATGGCCACGTTTATTGCATTTCGAGTGGGACTCATAAAACATTCATGGATCCCACTCATGAATTTTATTGTACATTTTTGTTGTGTAAAGATATTTACCTTTTCGGAGGGTCCGGttattattgaataaaaaaaaaaaattacttttcagggaaaaaaaaataataggcgCCTCAGTCCCTGACAAGCCTACTGCCCAAACGCCGTGTACCGCAACTCGGTCAAAGTCCGACGTCATGTGGCCTAAAACCTTAAAAATGTCATTTTGAGCAAAAGTCTACGAAGTGAAATGCAACGGCACGAGCCAGACGCTGCAAAAGGAGAGAGGGCATATACGTCATGTGAATATCATGCAATCTTGAGTTGTAATGGCCAGAGCGAGCCTCCACAACTCTTCTCTGAGTAACTGAGTTATAGTGCATAATTAAGACAAAATTGTACCATTAGTCTATTTTAGTTagattaaattacaattttttttttttttttttttttttttatagtatcaaaattaattcaaagatttATGTAAttaacctaatttacaaattgctctATGAAGTTAAATTGTGTTAAAAATTTGGACAGATTCTTTTAGGCCCCACATCAATACTAATAATATAGTAATACgtgtcattcttaataaaaaaaaacttcaataaataaatttaaaaattatttttaaaagaaataataatgaAATTGGAAAAGGGAATCGTCAGCCACCCTaattgtgggggggggggggggcgcagCCATTCCCAAGGGTCAGGGTAGCCGCACGCCACCCCTAGGTTCCTTTGGGGAGTGGCTTGACTTAGTACCTAACGAAATTTgtgaaaatttttaacagaatttgacttcaaTGAGATATTTGTAAATTAAACCAACCCCATCaatctctaaattaattttcataCGACagtgagtaatttgtaatttaagctaacCACAAAGACTTATGGTGCAAGTTCCTCTATatgtactcaaattttaaacgtgtcaatttaaaatattaaatctttcaaaaaaaaaatttcaatcttaaccatacattaaaattttttattaagtcatatcaaaattttcaaaatgcctatgttcattttttaaaaataaatttctaaaaattcagacgtaaatatttttttcaaattccattaaattttgatcaacacttaaattctaaaaatttgttttctttattttttaatgaatattttaaaatttttgaaaaaatttaacaaaaaattttacatataggttaaaattgaaaagaattgaaaaataaatatcataaatTAACACATTTTAAAGCTTAGATACTTTTTTACAAAAGTGAGAGAAAGATCGAGAGtaataagtaaagttttccctaaataaaaataaaaaataaaataaaaaacaatttgatAAATGGacgaaagatatatatattattgtggaTCATTCACAATAGAAATTCGAATGTGATCTTACATTTCCAATAAAAATGACAAGCAAATGGGGAGACAAGGAAAAATCCCCAAACCTAATAAATTACTTAGCccgacaaacaaaaataaagggTGAAATAAGCCAAAAAAGTGACAAAATAATtagtaagaaaaaagaaaatttctatAATGAGCCAACCTAGATTTGAAAGTCCCTCTGAGGTGGCTCCACATCGAATATTTTCTTCATTATCAATACTCCGCCTCTACTGCAAACCAATTCACGCCACAGGCAAATTGATTAACGGCTTAAAAGCCCCTTCACCATTTTTTGCCGCGACCCCTCCCACCACCGTTAGAGAACCTATCATTTCTTCTGCCAGAAAAAGCACCACCCCTGCCACCTCTACCACTGGAAAACCTACCCCCACTTCTATCACCAAAGCCACCCCGACCACCGCTACCAAATCTACCCCCTCTTGACGGCTCTCTTTCCTGCAAGGGCGGCAATGTTTTCAACACCTCTAAGGTCACATTAGCTGCATTTTCCTGACCTGCAAgccaaaaaataatgaaaaaggtGCGATAAATTATATGATCGAAGACCAGAACTCACTGTACTAACGAACGAAGTACAGGGTTAATCAACTGCTAAACTGTAGAAAGTAGTGCTCAAAAACTATTGAGAAAAGTTAAATAAGTATCCAGTATATCCATTGATCCAAGAAGTAATCCTCATAGTTCCTGACGCTGGACCAAACTGTCTTCAGCTAAAAGAGAGAGAACCAGGTTGACGACGCAATTGAAATGAACCACACTCATGATCTTTACAAACTAATAAACTATGAAGTTCAACTTACCAGCAAGAAATGTATCCAATTCTTGAGCAGGAACGTCAAAGACAGCACCCTTTCCATCGGCTGTGAGAGCAAGACCCTTCACCGCCTCAACCTTCTCCTCAGGCAAGAATCTCCTCAGCACATTAAAAGCAAAACTGCCACACAATTCATAGCAACTTGAAGTCAGGCAGAAGTCAATGTATCAAAGGGAGATAAGACA
Protein-coding regions in this window:
- the LOC133861842 gene encoding mitochondrial metalloendopeptidase OMA1 translates to MGCYRRTKQAVDAFRNFTSRIIPKHPIQEPRSRISQTGPNSIFASNKAKSSGFSPYFSIAQPNRIQFSKFNQSNPFVGGAKRYYYVDRYHVQHFKPRGPRRWFQSPRNVLIVVLVGSGVLITVYLGNLETVPYTNRTHFVLLSKSMEKRLGETQFEQMKAAFKGKILPAIHPESVRVRLIAKDIIEALQRGLRNEQVWSDLGYASESVGGVHEAKSHETLMALKEREEGEWFKDDEILDEKWVQQSRKKGQERGSQPDTSHLEGLNWEILVVNEPVVNAFCLPGGKIVVFKGLLEHFRSDSEVATIIGHEVGHAVARHAAEGITKNLWFAILQLILYQFIMPDIVNTMSVLFLRLPFSRRMEMEADYVGLLLMASAGYDPRVAPTVYEKLGKLTGESALRDYLSTHPSGKKRAQLLSRAQVMEEALTIYREVRSGRGTIEGFL